The Oscillospiraceae bacterium genome contains a region encoding:
- a CDS encoding FAD:protein FMN transferase: MAKRITAALLCLGLCFGLFTGCASQQDPAMKGWEKYTASWFDVFDTATTVIGYAESQQEWDRQMSALHEDLRQYHQLYDIYNRYSGVTNLRDVNEQAGAGPVSVDARILSMLAEAQEMYTTTNGKMNIAFGAVLRLWHNYREAAESDPAAAQLPPMAQLQAAGEHCSIGDLILDQAAGTVAFGDPELQLDVGSVGKGYAVEMAAQAAQARGLKSAIISVGGNLRTIGHKPDGSLWSGGIQNPWTAADPQPGQADPYLCAVELEDLALVTSGNYQRYYTVDGKRYHHLIDPDTLMPAGYFSAVAVLGPDSGLADCLSTGLFCMSLQEGQALVESLDGVEAMWMLPDESVVYSAGFEQHLKK; this comes from the coding sequence ATGGCAAAACGCATCACCGCCGCCCTTCTCTGCCTTGGGCTGTGCTTCGGCCTTTTCACCGGCTGCGCCTCCCAGCAGGACCCGGCCATGAAAGGCTGGGAAAAGTACACCGCCTCCTGGTTTGATGTATTCGACACCGCCACCACTGTGATCGGCTACGCCGAGAGCCAGCAGGAGTGGGATCGCCAGATGAGCGCCCTCCACGAGGACCTGCGCCAGTACCATCAGCTCTACGATATTTACAACCGCTATTCCGGCGTCACAAACCTGCGGGACGTAAACGAGCAGGCCGGTGCGGGGCCGGTCAGCGTGGACGCGCGCATCCTTTCCATGCTGGCCGAGGCCCAGGAGATGTACACCACCACCAACGGCAAAATGAACATTGCTTTCGGCGCGGTGCTGCGCCTGTGGCACAACTACCGCGAGGCGGCCGAGAGCGACCCCGCCGCGGCCCAGCTGCCGCCTATGGCCCAGCTGCAGGCCGCCGGTGAGCACTGCTCCATCGGCGATCTTATCCTGGACCAGGCGGCGGGCACCGTTGCCTTCGGGGACCCGGAGCTTCAGCTGGACGTGGGCAGCGTGGGCAAGGGCTACGCCGTGGAAATGGCTGCCCAGGCTGCCCAGGCCCGCGGTTTGAAAAGCGCCATCATCAGCGTGGGGGGCAACCTGCGCACCATCGGCCACAAGCCGGATGGCAGCCTTTGGAGCGGCGGCATCCAAAACCCCTGGACCGCCGCCGACCCTCAGCCCGGGCAGGCGGACCCTTATCTCTGTGCGGTGGAACTGGAGGATCTGGCCCTTGTCACCAGCGGCAATTACCAGCGCTATTACACGGTGGACGGCAAGCGCTATCACCATCTCATCGACCCCGATACTCTCATGCCTGCCGGCTATTTCTCCGCCGTGGCGGTGCTTGGGCCCGATTCCGGCCTTGCCGACTGCCTTTCCACCGGGCTTTTCTGCATGAGCCTGCAAGAGGGCCAGGCCCTGGTGGAAAGCCTGGACGGTGTGGAGGCCATGTGGATGCTGCCCGACGAGAGCGTGGTCTATTCCGCCGGGTTCGAGCAGCATTTAAAAAAATGA
- a CDS encoding 3-deoxy-7-phosphoheptulonate synthase, with product MIIILKQNAEQRAIKALCEELKSQGLSIHESVGEATHILGLIGDTTSIAESWLRASPVVEDVRRVSEPYKKANRKFHPEDTVVMVGGTRIGSGNFAVIAGPCSVESKAQITQVAESVQAAGASLLRGGAFKPRTSPYSFQGMRAEGLELLREARQATGMPIVTEIMNTEHLPLFGDVDLIQVGARNMQNFELLKAVGQSGKPVLLKRGLSATLEELVMSAEYIMAEGSEQVILCERGIRTFENSMRNTLDISAVPMLKKMTHLPVVIDPSHAAGIAWMVEPLAQAAVAAGADGLMIEVHNDPAHAKCDGAQSLTPDQFAVLMGKIGPEAVFFGKTLN from the coding sequence ATGATCATCATTCTCAAACAAAACGCCGAGCAGCGGGCCATCAAGGCCCTGTGCGAGGAACTGAAAAGCCAGGGGCTCTCGATCCACGAGAGCGTGGGCGAGGCCACCCACATCCTGGGCCTCATCGGCGATACCACCTCCATCGCCGAGAGCTGGCTGCGGGCCAGCCCGGTGGTGGAGGACGTGCGCCGGGTGTCCGAGCCCTACAAAAAAGCCAACCGCAAGTTCCACCCGGAAGACACGGTGGTCATGGTGGGCGGCACCCGGATCGGCAGCGGCAATTTTGCGGTGATCGCCGGCCCCTGCAGCGTGGAGAGCAAGGCGCAGATCACCCAGGTGGCCGAGAGCGTGCAGGCCGCCGGCGCAAGCCTTTTGCGGGGCGGCGCGTTCAAGCCCCGCACCTCGCCCTACTCGTTCCAGGGCATGCGCGCCGAGGGTCTGGAGCTGCTGCGCGAGGCCCGCCAGGCCACCGGCATGCCCATTGTAACCGAGATCATGAACACCGAGCACCTGCCCCTGTTCGGCGATGTGGACCTCATCCAGGTGGGCGCGCGCAACATGCAGAACTTCGAGCTGCTCAAGGCGGTAGGCCAAAGCGGCAAACCGGTGCTGCTCAAGCGCGGGCTCTCGGCCACGCTGGAAGAGCTGGTCATGAGCGCCGAGTACATCATGGCCGAGGGCAGCGAGCAGGTGATCCTGTGCGAGCGGGGCATCCGCACCTTCGAGAACAGCATGCGCAACACGCTGGACATCAGCGCCGTTCCCATGCTGAAAAAGATGACCCACCTGCCGGTGGTGATCGACCCCAGCCACGCGGCGGGCATCGCCTGGATGGTGGAGCCCCTGGCCCAGGCGGCGGTGGCCGCCGGCGCCGACGGCCTGATGATCGAGGTCCACAACGACCCCGCCCACGCCAAGTGCGACGGCGCCCAAAGCCTCACCCCGGACCAGTTCGCCGTCCTGATGGGCAAGATCGGCCCCGAGGCCGTATTTTTCGGCAAGACGCTGAATTGA